A window of Negativicoccus succinicivorans genomic DNA:
TAAAAATGAACGTGGTATAATCATTTTATCTCATATAGATAAAATTCGAAATACAGGTAAGCATGCAGAGAGGATGGTATTGATGAAAGCAAAGTTGCAAAAGAAATACGATCTTTATATTGGTGGTGAATGGGTCGCGGCCGGCGATCAAGAACTGATTGCCGTGCACAGTCCGATTGACGGTAAAGAATTGGCGCACATCGCGGAAGCCACCGAAGCGGATGTGGAAAAAGCGGTAGTGGCGGCGCAGGAAGCGTTTGAAAACTGGAAAAAAACCACGCCGCAGGAACGTCAGCAGGTACTGACGGCGATCGCGGATCTGATCGATGCCAATAAAGAACATTTGGCAACGGTGGAAACGCTTGACAACGGTAAACCGATCCGTGAAACGATGGCGGCGGATGTTCCGTTCGCGGCGGATCATTTCCGTTACTTCGGCGGTCTGCTGCGCGGTCGGGAAGGCGCGGCGACTATGCTTGACGAAAATACGCTCAGCCTTATTCTTCGCGAACCGATCGGCGTCGTCGGTCAGATCATTCCGTGGAACTTCCCGTTCCTGATGGCGGCGTGGAAATTGGCGCCGGCGTTGGCGGCGGGCTGCACCGTTGTTTTGAAACCGTCGAGCCACACCTCGCTTTCCATCTTGGAATTGGCGCGCTTGATTGATGAAGCGGGCATTTTGCCGAAAGGTGTTCTGAACATTATCACCGGCAGCGGCTCCAAAGCGGGCGAATACATGCTGCAAAATAAAGGTTTCAATAAATTGGCGTTTACCGGTTCGACCGCTGTCGGTCAGGGCGTATATGAAGCGGCCTGCTCGCACATGATTCCGGCCACCTTGGAACTCGGCGGCAAATCGGCCAACATTTTCTTCGAGGATATGGACTGGGACATCGCTATGGACGGTGCGCAGCTCGGCATCCTCTTCAACCAGGGTCAGGTCTGCT
This region includes:
- a CDS encoding aldehyde dehydrogenase family protein yields the protein MKAKLQKKYDLYIGGEWVAAGDQELIAVHSPIDGKELAHIAEATEADVEKAVVAAQEAFENWKKTTPQERQQVLTAIADLIDANKEHLATVETLDNGKPIRETMAADVPFAADHFRYFGGLLRGREGAATMLDENTLSLILREPIGVVGQIIPWNFPFLMAAWKLAPALAAGCTVVLKPSSHTSLSILELARLIDEAGILPKGVLNIITGSGSKAGEYMLQNKGFNKLAFTGSTAVGQGVYEAACSHMIPATLELGGKSANIFFEDMDWDIAMDGAQLGILFNQGQVCCAGSRIFVQESIYDEFVERLAKLFKKVKVGNPLDADTQMGALIYEDQLKKVLKYVEIGKEEGARLVTGGKRITKDGLDKGFFIEPTIFADVTNDMKIAQEEIFGPVVAVQKFKDEEEVIRLANDSIYGLGGGVFTTNINKAIRVARGIETGRMWVNTYNQIPAGAPFGGYKQSGIGRETHAMILDHYTQVKSILININEEPSGMYQTK